One window of Phoenix dactylifera cultivar Barhee BC4 chromosome 5, palm_55x_up_171113_PBpolish2nd_filt_p, whole genome shotgun sequence genomic DNA carries:
- the LOC103696844 gene encoding uncharacterized protein LOC103696844 yields MAWSAENATKAYLRALKSGNKAMEPNMVEFVSALAAGSGARLMVEACSDAAGPTTLALIAAAHQTGGRVVCIVAGPDELHSSIEALGPEADRVELVVGDARTLLLGEYRGADFVMVDCELGDHERVFTAAQAGAREACGGLVVGYNAFCERSWPSGSGGGGGSGLRVDLLPIGGGLRVCRVPPGAKTSQWVVRVDEFTGEEHVFRITSPRRKRIEEA; encoded by the exons ATGGCCTGGTCTGCAGAGAATGCCACCAAAGCCTACCTCCGAGCATTGAAATCG GGAAACAAGGCCATGGAGCCCAACATGGTTGAGTTCGTGTCGGCGCTGGCTGCCGGGAGCGGCGCCCGCCTCATGGTGGAGGCCTGCAGCGATGCCGCCGGGCCAACCACCCTGGCACTGATCGCTGCTGCCCACCAGACAGGCGGCCGCGTTGTGTGCATTGTCGCCGGGCCTGATGAGCTGCATTCCTCCATCGAAGCCCTCGGGCCGGAGGCCGACCGGGTGGAGCTCGTCGTGGGGGACGCAAGAACCCTATTACTAGGCGAGTATCGAGGGGCCGATTTCGTGATGGTGGACTGCGAATTGGGCGACCACGAGCGGGTGTTCACAGCGGCGCAGGCCGGCGCAAGGGAGGCCTGCGGGGGGCTCGTGGTGGGGTACAATGCATTCTGTGAGAGGTCGTGGCCGAGCggtagcggcggcggcggcggaagcGGGCTGAGGGTGGATCTGTTGCCCATCGGTGGAGGTTTGAGGGTGTGCCGGGTGCCGCCAGGTGCCAAGACGAGCCAATGGGTGGTTCGGGTCGACGAGTTCACCGGCGAGGAGCACGTCTTCAGGATAACATCTCCTCGGAGGAAACGGATTGAAGAAGCATAG